The Streptomyces sp. NBC_01298 genome contains the following window.
GTAGCCGACCTCGTCCGCGCCCGGCTTGGCGATGTCGCTCGCGATGCCCGGCGTCGACCGGATGAAGTGCTTGACGACCGGCAGGGCCACGGCCAGCGGGTCGTGGATCTTGTTGACCGGGTTGACGAGGACGATGCCGCTGACGCTGTCCCCGTGCTTCGCCGCCAGCCGCAGGGCCAGCGCGCCGCCCATCGACAGCCCGAAGACGAACACCTGCTCGCAGCTGCCCTGCAGCTCCCGCAGCGCGCGGTCGACCTCGGCGTACCAGTCCTGCCAGCCGGTGAGCTGCATGTCCTGCCAGCGCGTCCCGTGCCCGGGGAGCAGGGGCAGTGACACCGACAGTCCCTGCGCGGCCAGATGCTCGGCCCAGGGCCGCATCGACTGGGGGGAACCGGTGAAGCCGTGGCAGAGGAGGACGCCGACCTTTCCGCCCTCGTGGCGGAACGGCTCGGCTCCAGGGAGGACGGGCACCAGGGTCTCCTTCGAGGGGGGCGTGGGGTGCGTAGCGCTGTGTGACTTCACCGTACGCGACGGGGGTGGCACCGACCAGGGTCGTCGGACGGCTCCCGGTACGACCAGGGGATAAGGTCTGTTCGACAGACACAGGAAGGCTTTCGAGTTGATCTACGGCGCAATGAAGTTCTCGATCGGCGGTTCCCTGAAGCTCGCCTTCAGGCCGTGGGTGGAGGGCCTCGAGAACATTCCCGCAGAGGGGCCGGCGATCCTCGCGAGCAACCACCTGTCCTTCTCCGACTCCTTCTTCCTCCCGGCCGTGCTGGACCGCAAGGTGACCTTCATCGCGAAGGCGGAGTACTTCACCTCCCCGGGAGTCAAGGGCAAGCTGACGGCCGCCTTCTTCAAGGGCGTCGGCCAGCTCCCGGTGGACCGTTCCGGTGCGCGCGGGGCCGGCGAGGCCGCCATCAAGAGCGGCATCGACGTCATCGAACGCGGAGAGCTGTTCGGTATTTACCCCGAAGGGACGCGTTCACCCGACGGTCGGCTCTACCGTGGGAAGCCCGGCGGTCTGGCCCGGGTGGCGCTGGCCACCGGAGCGCCCGTGATCCCCGTCGCGATGATCGACACGGAGAAGATCCAGCCGCCGGGAAAGGTGGTGCCCAAGCTGATGCGCCCGGGCATCCGGATCGGCAAGCCGCTGGACTTCAGCCGCTACCACGGGATGGACGGGGACCGCTTCATCCTCCGCTCGGTGACCGACGAGGTCATGTACGAGATCATGAAGCTCTCCGGCCAGGAGTACGTCGACATCTACGCGACGGCCGCCAAGCGCCAGATCGCGGACGCGGAGAAGGCCGCCGCGAAGAGCGAGAAGGCCGAACCGGCCGTCTCGGACACCGACAAGTAGCAGCACACGGGCGGGACCGCCCGTACGGGGTGGGGGAAATGGCGAAGCGCGAGCGCGTCGTGCGCATGTCGGTCGAGCAGCCGCTGTGGCGCGCCCTGACGGCCTACCGGCTGCTCACCATGGTCTACGCGGCCCTGCTGTTCGCCTCCGCCTACAAGGAGTTCGACCGCCCCTGGATCGCGGTCGCCTACCTGGCCTTCCTGGCCGGCTGGACCCTGGTCACCCTTCCCAAGGTGGCCAACGCCGCCAGTTGCACCAAGCGGTTCCTGGGCGCCGACCTCACCGTCGCCTGCGTCGGGATCCTGCTCACCCCGCTCGCGGACAGCCACGCACGGGTCACGGGCGGCGGTCCCACCCTCCCCTCCATATGGACCGCGGGCGCGGTCCTCGCCTTCGCCATCAAGGGCGGCTGGCGCTGGGCCTGTTTCGCCTCCAGCTTCGTCGCCGCCGCGAACCTCGTACAGCGCGGCGAGCCCACCCGGGACACCCTGCACAACGTGCTCCTGGTCTGGGTGGCCTCCATCGCCATCGGCTACGTCGTCGAGGTCGCCCGGGCCAGTGAGGCCACCCTCGCCCGCGCCCTGGAGATCGAGGCCGCCACCCGCGAGCGCGAACGCCTCGCCCGCGACATCCACGACGGGGTCCTCCAGGTCCTCGCCATGGTCCAGCGGCGCGGCACCGAACTGGGCGGGGAGGCGGCCGAGCTCGGCCGGATGGCGGGGGAACAGGAGGTCGCGCTGCGCACCCTGGTCTCCAGCGGACTGGCGCGCCCCTCCCGGATCTCCCGCGACGAGGCGCTCGGCGCGATCGTGGCCTCCTTCGAGGTGGAGGAGCCCGGCGAGGAGGAGGGCGAGCTCGATCTGCGGGCCCTCCTGGCCCCGCACGCCGGCTCGCGGGTGAGCTTCGCCGAACCGGGCACCCCGGTGCCGTTGCCCGTGCCCGCCGCGAGGGAGCTGGCCGCGGCGGTCGGCGCCGCCCTCGACAACGTGCGCAAGCACGCGGGTGAGGGGGCCAGCGCCTGGATCCTGGTCGAGGACTGGGGCGACGAGGTGATCGTGACCGTCCGGGACGACGGTCCGGGCATCCCGGCCGGCCGGCTCGACCAGGCCGAGGGGGAGGGCCGGATGGGAGTGGCACTGTCCATCCGGGGCCGCCTCCGCGACCTCGGCGGCAGCGCCGAGCTGGTGTCCGTCCCGGGGCAGGGCACCGAAGTGGAACTGAAAGTACCGAGGGGGAGCACCAAGTGAACGAGTCGAACCAGTCGAACCAGTCGAACGAGCCGAACGGGCAGAACGGGCAGAACGGCCTCGGCGGCATCAAGGTCATGGTCGTCGACGACCATCCGATGTGGCGGGACGCGGTCGCCCGCGACCTGGCCGCCGCCGGCTTCGACCTGGTGGCCACCGCGGGCGACGGGCCCGAGGCGGTGCGCAGGGCCCGCGCCGCGGCCCCGCACGTCCTGGTCCTCGACCTCAACCTCCCCGGCATGCCCGGCGTGCAGGTCTGCAAGGAACTGGTCGGTGCCAACCCGGCGCTGCGGGTCCTCGTGCTCTCAGCGAGCGGCGAGCACGCCGACGTCCTGGAAGCCGTGAAGTCCGGCGCGACCGGCTACCTGCTGAAGTCCGCGGGCGCCCAGGAGCTCATCGACGCCGTACGCCGCACGGCGGCCGGCGACCCCGTCTTCACCCCGGGCCTGGCCGGCCTGGTCCTCGGCGAGTACCGCCGCCTCGCCACCGACCCGGCGCCCGCCGCCTCCGACGAGCCGAAGGCCCCGCAGCTCACCGACCGGGAGACCGAGGTGCTGCGGCTGGTGGCCAAGGGGCTCTCGTACAAGCAGATCGCGGAACGGCTCGTGATCTCCCACCGCACGGTGCAGAACCACGTGCAGAACACCCTGGGCAAGCTCCAGTTGCACAACCGCGTGGAGCTCGTCCGGTACGCGATCGAGCGCGGCCTCGACGACGCCTAGGGCCGACGAGGGGCGAGGCCGCCGCTCGTACGAGTGAACGGGCGGATGCAACGCCCCGCAATTCCCCCGGAATTGACCCTTCCCGGCATCTTGCTGTGACCTGAGTCACCACTAGCGTGACCGTCATGCGGGCCCCGCGGCCTCAGCGGGCCCTGTGGCGAAGGGAAATTCCATGAAGGTCGGAGTGCTGACGGGCGGCGGCGACTGCCCCGGGCTCAACGCGGTGATCCGCAGTGTCGTGCGCAAGGGCGTCCAGGAGTACGACTACGAGTTCATCGGTTTCAAGGACGGCTGGCGCGGAACGGTCGAAGGCCGCACCGTCCCGCTCGACATCCCCGCCGTCCGCGGGATCCTGCCGCGCGGCGGGACCATCCTCGGCTCCTCGCGCACCAACCCGTTCAAGCTGGACGACGGGGTCCGCCAGATCAAGGAGAACCTCGCCAAGTACGAGGTCGACGCCCTCGTCGCGATCGGCGGCGAGGACACCCTGGGCGTGGCCGCCAAGCTCTACGAGGAGTACGGCATCCCCTGCGTCGGGGTCCCCAAGACCATCGACAACGACCTGTCGGCCACCGACTACACCTTCGGCTTCGACACCGCCGTCGGGATCGCGACCGAGGCCATCGACCGGCTGCACACCACCGCCGAATCCCACATGCGGGTCCTGGTCGTCGAGGTGATGGGCCGGCACGCCGGCTGGATCGCCCTGCACTCGGGGCTCGCGGGCGGCGCCAACGTCATCCTCATCCCGGAGCAGCGCTTCGACGTGGACCAGGTCTGCGCCTGGGTGAGCTCGCGCTTCAAGGCGAGCTACGCGCCGATCGTGTGCGTGGCCGAGGGCGCGATGCCCAAGGACGGGGACATGGTGCTGAAGGACGCGACGAAGGACTCCTTCGGGCACGTCCGGCTGTCCGGCGTGGGCGAGTGGCTGGCCAAGGAGATCGAGGCGCGGACCGGCAAGGAGGCCCGTACGACCGTACTCGGGCACATCCAGCGGGGCGGCACCCCGAGCGCGTTCGACCGGTGGCTGGCCACCCGCTTCGGGCTGCACGCGATCGACGCGGTGCGCGACGGGGACTTCGGGAAGATGGTCGCGCTGAAGGGGACGGACATCGTGCGGGTGCCGATCGCCGAGGCGACGGCGAAGCTGAAGACGGTGGATCCGGCGCTGTACAAGGAGGCCGGAGTGTTCTTCGGCTGAGTGGCTGAGCCGCAGCGCGGGACCGGAGCATGGGTCGTAAGGTGACGAACGACCCATGGTCCGATCCTTTGGCGCAGCACGGGAGTAAACGTGGAGATCCTGGCATTCGGGGTGACGGCGGACGAGAAGCCGCTCATCGAGAAGGCCTTCGCGGGCCAGCACGAGGTGCGCTGCCTGGACGTCTTCCTCAGCGAGGACACCGCCCCCATCGCGGCCGGGTACGAGATCGTCTCGTCGAGCGTCAACGCGGACCTGAACGGCCGGGTGCTGCGCACCCTGGCGGCGGGCGGGACGAAGATGATCGCCCAGCGCTCCACGGGCTTCAACAACATCGACCTGGAGGTCGCGCGGCAGCTCGGCCTGACGGTCGGGCGGGTCTCGTACTACTCCCCGTACTCGGTGGCCGAGTTCGCGTGGACCCTGGCCATGGCCGTGAACCGGCGGATCGTCCGGGCCTCGAACCGTACGCGGGACTTCGACTTCCGGCTGAACGGCCTGATGGGCCGCGACATGCGCGGCCGCACGGTGGGCGTGCTCGGCACCGGCAAGATCGGCGAGGCGTTCACCCGGATCGCCCACGGCTTCGGGATGAACCTGCTGGGCTGGGACGTGGCGCAGAACCCGGCGTGCGTGGAGCTGGGCATGAAGTACGTGGACAAGGACACGCTGTTCGCCTCCTCGGACCTGATCAGCCTGCACGTTCCGCTGCTGGACTCCACGCACCACATCATCGGCGCCGAGGCACTGAAGCTGATGAAGGACGACGCCATCCTGGTGAACTCCAGCCGCGGCGGGCTGATCGACACGGACGCGCTGGTCACGGAGCTGCGGTCGGGCCGCTTCGCGGGGGTGGGCCTGGACGTGTACGAGGCCGAGGCCGGGCTCTTCTTCCTGGACAAGTCCCTGGTGGTCGTCGAGGAC
Protein-coding sequences here:
- a CDS encoding alpha/beta hydrolase; its protein translation is MPVLPGAEPFRHEGGKVGVLLCHGFTGSPQSMRPWAEHLAAQGLSVSLPLLPGHGTRWQDMQLTGWQDWYAEVDRALRELQGSCEQVFVFGLSMGGALALRLAAKHGDSVSGIVLVNPVNKIHDPLAVALPVVKHFIRSTPGIASDIAKPGADEVGYDRVPTRAAHSLRTFLRMLDTELPQVTQPLLLLHSPQDHVVRPTDSTRILARVSSTDVTETLLEQSYHVATLDHDAERIFADSYAFVGRLSESLGREGAASGG
- a CDS encoding lysophospholipid acyltransferase family protein, which encodes MKFSIGGSLKLAFRPWVEGLENIPAEGPAILASNHLSFSDSFFLPAVLDRKVTFIAKAEYFTSPGVKGKLTAAFFKGVGQLPVDRSGARGAGEAAIKSGIDVIERGELFGIYPEGTRSPDGRLYRGKPGGLARVALATGAPVIPVAMIDTEKIQPPGKVVPKLMRPGIRIGKPLDFSRYHGMDGDRFILRSVTDEVMYEIMKLSGQEYVDIYATAAKRQIADAEKAAAKSEKAEPAVSDTDK
- the macS gene encoding MacS family sensor histidine kinase codes for the protein MAKRERVVRMSVEQPLWRALTAYRLLTMVYAALLFASAYKEFDRPWIAVAYLAFLAGWTLVTLPKVANAASCTKRFLGADLTVACVGILLTPLADSHARVTGGGPTLPSIWTAGAVLAFAIKGGWRWACFASSFVAAANLVQRGEPTRDTLHNVLLVWVASIAIGYVVEVARASEATLARALEIEAATRERERLARDIHDGVLQVLAMVQRRGTELGGEAAELGRMAGEQEVALRTLVSSGLARPSRISRDEALGAIVASFEVEEPGEEEGELDLRALLAPHAGSRVSFAEPGTPVPLPVPAARELAAAVGAALDNVRKHAGEGASAWILVEDWGDEVIVTVRDDGPGIPAGRLDQAEGEGRMGVALSIRGRLRDLGGSAELVSVPGQGTEVELKVPRGSTK
- a CDS encoding response regulator translates to MVVDDHPMWRDAVARDLAAAGFDLVATAGDGPEAVRRARAAAPHVLVLDLNLPGMPGVQVCKELVGANPALRVLVLSASGEHADVLEAVKSGATGYLLKSAGAQELIDAVRRTAAGDPVFTPGLAGLVLGEYRRLATDPAPAASDEPKAPQLTDRETEVLRLVAKGLSYKQIAERLVISHRTVQNHVQNTLGKLQLHNRVELVRYAIERGLDDA
- a CDS encoding 6-phosphofructokinase is translated as MKVGVLTGGGDCPGLNAVIRSVVRKGVQEYDYEFIGFKDGWRGTVEGRTVPLDIPAVRGILPRGGTILGSSRTNPFKLDDGVRQIKENLAKYEVDALVAIGGEDTLGVAAKLYEEYGIPCVGVPKTIDNDLSATDYTFGFDTAVGIATEAIDRLHTTAESHMRVLVVEVMGRHAGWIALHSGLAGGANVILIPEQRFDVDQVCAWVSSRFKASYAPIVCVAEGAMPKDGDMVLKDATKDSFGHVRLSGVGEWLAKEIEARTGKEARTTVLGHIQRGGTPSAFDRWLATRFGLHAIDAVRDGDFGKMVALKGTDIVRVPIAEATAKLKTVDPALYKEAGVFFG
- a CDS encoding 2-hydroxyacid dehydrogenase; the encoded protein is MEILAFGVTADEKPLIEKAFAGQHEVRCLDVFLSEDTAPIAAGYEIVSSSVNADLNGRVLRTLAAGGTKMIAQRSTGFNNIDLEVARQLGLTVGRVSYYSPYSVAEFAWTLAMAVNRRIVRASNRTRDFDFRLNGLMGRDMRGRTVGVLGTGKIGEAFTRIAHGFGMNLLGWDVAQNPACVELGMKYVDKDTLFASSDLISLHVPLLDSTHHIIGAEALKLMKDDAILVNSSRGGLIDTDALVTELRSGRFAGVGLDVYEAEAGLFFLDKSLVVVEDDTLARLITFPNVVVTSHQAYYTHDAVGQIIDTTVANVADYLAGRSSENTLVSPS